tgtggctcaagtggtagaatgctagccttgagcaaaatgaagccagggacagtgctcaggccctgaggttcaagccccagtactggcaaaaaaaaaaaaaaaaggaaatatgattTAAAGATCACATttgacctttgaatttttcttacTATAAAAATTTGATACTACTATAAGCCTCCAGGGTCCTATAACTGCCTTTAACAATTAGGAAGATTGTTAATCTttcccaaacacacacactcactgtgCCAAAGAAACAGAGGAGCTCCAATGGCTAATggtgacgggggaggggggggcgggggggaggttaGCATTTGAGCAACAGAATAAAGTAGTATTGGATTATTGCTCTACATCAAGGTAACACCTAAGGCTCCACACAAGCATAAATGAGAGAGTAAGTGAAGGGAGTagaatttaaggccagcctgtcTGACtgcctcaaaaagaaaagaaaaaaaaatgtgaacattATATTCCAGAGTCCCACTATAGGCAGACCTTTTTCAGCTTGGACATTTGGGCAGGAAATTGAGGGGCGTGGTTACATGTAGAGAAGATGTCACCAGCAAGCCTgggctgctgttcctgagcatggGGCTAAGGTGGGAGGCAGCTCTGCAAGCTACTCAATGACTGGAGTCTTGAACAGGAAATGAGGAATGCCTGCCTGGCCCTTCTTCAGCTCCCATCGCAGCTTTGTACAAACAGGTGATCCACGGGGGACACCAGGACTGCACTATTACTTACAATGAACAAATCCAGAGACTTGTATGTACAAGGCACAGGCACACATACTTTGCCACTGGAGGTACATCTCCACTCCGTCCCTGAAACTTTCTGTGCATTGTTTTGGAGCTGGAAAGAGGCTTAAATTGAGCTTAAATGGAGATAGTTAACTTCCACTAGACAGATAAATCAATTATCCTTTATCGGATTAAGCTAAgagacaattttcttttcttgctattttttccATATGTAGGGCACTTATATTCATAGGAAGccacacatttttgttttcttccttacaaaagaccacaaattgCTATTGGGTGTGTTATAAACAGAAGAGCCATTCTTGGGAACCCCTGCTCTGAGCACACCCCCACACTTACACATTTGCTTTGAAATCTAGTATTCGTTTCTCTATTTGGCATGGTAAACTGCACTTCCAGAACCAGTCCTGACAAAGTATACTTAACTTTAAAAACCTACAAGATTACTTTCATTGATTATAAACCACAATgaggtcaggctgggaatatggcctagtggcaaagtgcttgcctcgtatacatgaagccctgggtttgattcctcagcaccacatgtatagaaaaagccagaagtggcgctatggctcaagtggtagagtgctagccttgagcaaaaagaagccctggacagtgctcaggccttgagttcaagccccaggactgaccaaaaaaaaaaaaaaaaaaaaagcagtaaatcACAATGAGGTCATTCTAAAACTGAGTGCTCTCTAAAAGGTTTTTCACATTTAAATgcacagagagagaagaagggagggagaaagcaagaaagaagagcagaagagacagagagcaaaagaaagaaaatgagtaagGAGAGTAAGAAGGAATGAACTAATGAATACTGTGTGCTAAAAGCACCCCAAATTTAGAATGAGAAGCCCTGCACAAGAACTTGGAGAAGTGGGGAGGCCTGTGCACAGCTTTGGTGGCCAGTGCTGTGGCTTCATACCTCTAGACCTTAAGCCTCTGGGCAGAGACTTGGTGAAAACCTGGAATTCTCCTCCTCACATTTTATTAACTGCACCTTTTCCCATCTCTAAGGGTAATAAATTAGTCAAGTTACATGTTGAAttacaacccctttgtacaactaaagataatttttaaaagtttttttttttaaggtaacacGTATTGAAGCCAGGGCATCTCTGTATGGTAGGTGCATGCTCCACCACTGTACTATAAAGTTCCTTCACTTTTTCTGAGTAAACCAGAAGAACTTAAGACAACAGATTCTAAAGTAAAACTGCATAAGTGGTATGCATACATCCGGCTGAGCTAAAGAGAGATGGGAGGTAGTTCATAGATAACAGATTAGAAAATGCATTTCGTTGTTTTGATCATTCACTGATGAAAAGCTAAATCTCATTCCGGAAATCAGAAACCTACCTACCACTAACAACTAAACTGTATCCTTAAAGAGGCATAGATCCACccaactatttttttgttttttgtcagctgtggggcttgaactcaggacctgggaactgtcccagagctctttgctcaaggctagtgctctaccacttgagccacagcaccaattccggtattctggtggttaactggaggtaagaatctcacagccttagggctggcttcaaactgctgcaatccacagatctcagcctcctgaatagcaagggttacaggcgTCACCAGTGCCGGCAGACATTTTCTTAAATCTGCTCCATAGAGTCACGATGAATCTACTGGCAACCAGAGCCAGGGATGTCGTGGAGTGCTGATGTGCCGGAAGTTCTAACCCCAACACAgtcaaaatgttttgttttgatagtATTTTCTCTGAGTGATGTTggaaatattctctctctctcgtgtgtgtgtgtgtgtgtgtgaacccggTCATcctagcactagggaggctgGATGAGCAGGAGGATCTCGAGCCGAGTTTGAGGCCGGCCTGGTGACATTAGCAAGACCCAGTCACAACCGGGCGAGCAGCAGAGAATTCTAACTGTTAAGACAACTCCCGCAGCGCTGAGAGGGCAGCGGCTAGGCCAGGAGCTGCGGGGAGCCGGGAGGAGGATGGGGTGAGACTCGCGGAGCTTGGTCGGCAGACTGCACACCCCGCACCTCACATCACACCCCGCGCACCGCACCGCACCCTCCACACCCCGCACACCCCACGTCACACACCTCACGCTCCACCGCGCACTCCGCGCACCGCACCCTCCACACCCCACCGCGCACTCCGCGCACCGcaccctccacacccccccccgcgCACTCCGCGCACCGCACACTCCACACCCCACCTCGCACTCCGCGCACCGCACACTCCACACCCCACACACTCCGCGCACCGCACCCCGCACCACACCCCGCGAGCACCGCACTCGCTCTCCGCGGCCGCAGCCAGCTCCCAGCAGCCCAGCCGGGCGTGCGGACCCGCCGCGGGCGCACTAGGACTTCGGCCCCGGCCCGCGGGCGCCCGCCGACGCCGGCCCGCGTCCTCGGCCGTCTCCCGCCTCTCCTGAGAAGCCCGCGGTGTCCAGCACGGCCGGGCGGACGGCCGGGCGGTGTGGGTGGGTCGCGGACCGGCTCGCGCCTGGCGGGAACGGAGCCCACGCACCGCCACGTGCGCagcccgcctcccccgcccccgcgcgcagGCGCCGCCTCCCGGGCCCCGCCACGCCCGCCAGCCCCGCCGCTtacccgcgcgcccgccccggaGCCCAGGCCTCCGGGCTCCCGGCGGCCTCCCCGCGGGGCGCGGCCGCCTCGGCCCGCGCGGAAGCCCCGGCCGCGGCCCCGGCGGCCGCCTccgtccccgccgccgcccctcGCCGCGGCCCCGGCCCGCTCGCGGTCGCCGTCTCGGTCCCCGCCGGGTcgcccgcgccccggccgccgcccgcgGCCGCCCCGAACTCCTCGGTCAGCCTGCATCGCTGCCAGCCGGGAGCGCGACGGCGCTACCGGAAGCGCGCGCCGCGCGGGTGCGGAGAatcggggcggggcctgggggcccggggcgcggcctTGGGCGGCGGCCGGAGCCTATGGGAGGGGCCTGtgcgctgggggcggggcctagggaaggggcctgggggcggggcctggggaccCCTATGGGTCTCTGTGAGGCCGGGGCGGGGCAAAGGGCGGGCCCCAGAAAGTAAAGGGGTGCAGGACAAGCACTACAGGACCAAAGAAGCAGGTCCTGCGGTGTCGGCTATGGGCAGAAACAGGTGGAATGGACGGGCACGGACCGCACCAGAACCACGGCAGAAAGGGCTTCGGGTGGTCTTCAGGGCGTCCAGCCACTCCCTAGCAAGGCCCTCGATTCAAACTCCCCACTGCAAAACATATTCCCACGTGTATTTTCTAGGAAAAAGCCTTAACAGATTCCTGgtggcttctcttttctccttaatCGCTTAATTCTCAGCTGTAAGCAGGTGTCCTTTTAAAATCATACTGGAGGCCGAGTTCAAGAGGAGGTGTGCATGTAGAAACAGGTTTCCACGTGAGgtgcaggggaggaaagggaggagtgcCACCCGGCAGAGTGGAAGCACAGCCAGGGCTGCAGGGCAGTTTCGGCAGTCCCATGCCTGCTGTATGTAGCTCACACTTGGGCACGTGCACGCACAATTCCCACGGAACTCTCACAGCCCTTGCTTTGCAGGTGAAGTGACAGCCCTGGAGAGGCCAGGCAACTGGCCTTCCATGACCCAAGCTATGGTAGTGCCGGTACTAGCTCCTGACTGGGGCAGTCTCACgccagaagaaggaaagagaacagtTGGGGACGGTGACCCAAGTACTATTTATAACATGGcatgaaaataatgaaagcaagggCTAAAACATTAGTCTAGTGAAACAGGTATTTTCTTCCTTCACAATCCTCTACGGCCCATTCTGACATCCACAGACACTTACAGTTAGCATTACTTATTGTCAGCTCTGTGTCATCTCGGTATTGGGTCCTGAACTTGAAGTAGGTCATCTCCACAGGGAAGATAATCCTATAAACAGATGCTACCATGCAGAGTGGAGTGCAGGGGGGAGGGTCAGGTCAAGGCCCAAAGGGATgtgcttttcacacacacacaaaaaaagacccCTGAGCTAACCTAATGACTGCCAGGACTTGGTACAGTGAGTGGGTAAGTAGGAGATAAGTCAGGAGCTTTCCAGGCTGAAGGAACCTCTGAAAGATTGTCTGCTTCAGAGAATCACAATCACAAAGGCAGTCAACACACGGAGGGGATCTCTGATGGACATGAAGGAAAGTGAACATTGATTATATCCTAATGACACTTTAAGGAGCTTTAGGGACTGGGATTGAggttgacaccccccccccaataaaaagaaATGGGGCAATTCCTAAAATATGAGATACAGGCTTAGCATCCTCACCCCCTGCTGTTGACTTTCAGATTCTTCTACATATGAGTCTAGCTCATACGTTCTAGCACATATAGAAAATTATCCTATTCTCCCAATATTCTGTTTAACAAGGTAAGATTGCCCCCAACAAAAGGCCCCTCACAGCCCCAAGGACTGCTCGCAGAATATACACATCATATGCCACCAGGTTTTGCTTCATGTAAAgtagtctctctgtttctctgcctgTCCTACAAAAATACAATCATTTCATCCACAGTAACACCCATTTCTGTCCATAAGTTTGGCCTAAAGACTCAACTTTATTCCTAGATCCTCTTTCTCAGTACTAGAAAAGATGAACTCCTTCACTTCAAGCACTGTTGTGAATCTCTTTATATGCCTCAAAGCATATAGTACAGTGAGGAGTGTTTTTAAAAGTATGCCACAGATAGGGTTGgtagctcttacctgtaatcctaattacatacgagactgagttctgaggatcatggttgaaaaccAGATCCTGGAcagaatctccagttaaccaacagaaaaagtagactggagatgtggctcactcAGAGTGCTAAGAGGCCTCCAGTACTAGCtttaacacatacacatacacactctgtctttctctgtctctgtctctctctcatacacacacacacacacacacgaccagaGCAAAAATggttagaggtatggctcaaaaggtagaacaactgccttgcaagcatgaagccctggattcaaactgtaatacacctccccccacaaaaacaacaacaacaaaaaacatgttaAAAATCCTGCTGCACATATCATCTCTTCGGAGACATTGGGAAGTCATTGCTGAATTGCTGTGTATCTGTAAGTGGAATTTTACAAGAAAGGCATGGAagatattgctttaaaaatagtCACCAATAAGGAAAGCCCAGAACCTCTCTTCCTCACACATTTTTATTGAAAGTTCTTCCCAATACCTAACCTATTGTTGCTACTTGTGCTTTCATATGTTTGCTCTTGATTTATTCCtgagaaggaaaatgaggaagaacaTCTCACCAACCCCTTTCATGAGAGCAATATGAGCTGGTAGGGCAATGTCCCAGGGTAGGGACTGGAGCTGCTATAAATGCTTTCCCCTGCAGTTACTATAGTAACAATGAACTATGGCAAGGACAGGTTCAGGCAAAAAGCTTCTAAGAAGAAGGGGATTTCACAAAACCATGAAGTCAGCCTTAGAAGTTAAGACCTTGGTCAAGGAAAGAAATTTATTTGGtattattttgtgttgttttgcttAGAATTTATTAGTAGAGAGACATCAACTTCCAGGGCTGGAAACACAGAGGCTGTTATCAGCCTGGGATCACCTGTTCAGTGGTGGGCAATGAACCTGAGATGGCTTTGCATCTGGAAATAAAAATGCTGTCCACatgaggaaagaagaaacttCTGCATATCAGCAACTATAAGATTTCAGAACAATCCTCACACCCAGATACCACTGGCATTTCATTTGCTTCTGCAGCTCCCTGCCTCCCCCAAAACAAGGGTGTGTCCTCTCCATAAACACAGTCTCTGACTCAAAAAGTAACATTTGTTTTGAGGGTTCAAGAAATGTGGGCAGAGCATGGTGGCTCACTCAACAGGAGTATAAATGAGGCTAGCCTGGGATAAAGCTCAAGACCTACCTGGAAAAATGACAAGCAAAATGAGCTGGGggcatggatcaaatggtagagcccctaTCTAGAAGGtgcaaaactctgagttcaaacctcagtattgccaaaaaagaaggaagagaggatgtatcctttcctttctttttccctttttccatatattatatatataatataaccttaatatatatttattatcttaaaacttaatatatttaaatgcacacacatacagtatAACAAAAAGAACATTAGGAAGTTGAGTCATGTCTGAACTGGGGCGGGGTACTAGTGGGAGGAAAAGAggcaaagggagaggggaaagaaagtgATTATGGTCATAATAACctgtatacatgtgtgaaaatggaacagggACACTAGATGAGATGGGGAAGGatgggaaagaatgaaaggagtgACTCTGATCAAGGTCGTCATATCCATAAATGGATATGTTAAAGTGAAACATCTTTGTAGAACTAAatgatgctattttttaaaaatgaggcatTAAATAAACATCCAAGATTacagtttaaaatatataaacagggctgggaatatggcctagtggtaaagtacttgcctcgtatacatgaagccctgggttcgattcctcagcaccacatatagagaaaaaagccagaagtggtgctgtggctcaagaggtagagtgctagccttgagcaaaaaaaagccagggacagtgctcaggccctgagtccaagccccaggactggcaacaaaaacaaaacaaaacaaacaaacaaaatatataaacaaagccAAGAAAGTCAATAGGCCTTAACAACTTTGCCATCTTTGTATCCATTAGTATTAAGACTGGTCagatattgtctaatgtcgacattacatttaaagccctaggcaaattttctttggcgtaggccatgtggctactgtatatgttcttggtacattgtgtattgtatatatatctacctgacctagggaagggaaagaaaaacaaggtgtaagatatcacaagaaatgtacacactgccctactatgtaactgtaccctttttgcacaacaccttgtcaaaaaaattttgtttaattaataaataaattacaaaaaaaaaaagactggtcaGTAAGCAGGCCAGGAATTGCCTACATAGCATGCTCTGAGAGTCATCAGAAAGATACTTCTTGAGCACTGAGCATAGTAGATGGTGCTTAGAATCCTGATTGTGCAGGAGGTATATTGTAGGAAGGAGACTGTGGTCCAGGACAGCTCCAGCTAAAAGCCTGACAACTCAGCTAGGTACCaacgtaatcctagttactcagtaggaggctgacatctgagaatcacggcttgaagccagttcagcaggaaaattcatgacattcctatctctaattaaccaccaaaaagccagacatggacctgtggctcaagtggtagagcaccagccttgagcaaaaaggctcagggacagtgcataggccctgagttcaaggcccaggaattgttaacaacaaagcatgaaacgctacctgaaaaataaccaaattttGCTTTGGACTAGGGCcagggacatagctcaagtggtgaaaaTCCCAGTGCAAAAAAACAGTTCTTCCTTAACCCTTATCATCTCAAGATGCCtagaaatttgttgttgttgttgttgttgttattttgggttgtttttttggggggggggttttggccagtcctggggcttggactcaggacctgagcactgtccctggcttctttttgctcaaggctagcgctctgccacctgagccacagcccacttctggccgttttctgtctatgtggtgctggggaatcgaacccagggcctcatgtatataaggcaagcactcttgccactaggccatatccccagccccctagaaatTTGTTATTAAAGTGGTATTTAttagggctgagggcatggctcaagtgacagagtgcttgcttagtaaattcaaggccctgagttcaatccccattaccACTCACACAGTGTGGCATTTATGAATGCCATCAAAGTCCCCTGAAAGGAAAGATAAACAATACTGGAGGTCGCCTTTGGAAAGTGGTTTGGAGCTTAGAGGCCTTAGCTGGGATAGAGACCTGAGTCCAAGGAGAGGCTCAAGTTGGGAGGGAGACCAACCTTCcatcatttacttatttgttctCACTGAACTCTTTATCATGTATACAATAGTTTAATCCACAAAAGGAAATTCTTCTTTTAGTTTAAATTTAGTACCCTCATTACTACAATGCAGTCATTaaaacaagggggaaaaaacaactctagctgggcatcagtggctcatgcctgtaatcctagctactcagaagactgagatctgaagatcatggttcaaagccagcccaggcaggaaagtccatgaggttcttatctccagtcaaccaccagaaaaccaaaagtggtggtgtggctcaagtagtagagcactagccttgagcacaaagaggctcaaggactgtaccccagccctaagttcaagcccacaaccaacaaaaataaaataattatatttggaCATTCATTGGTATAATCATGGGGGGAAAACAGTTAGTATTGATTACCTGATAACAAGATGGTTTAGAGGACAATTTTCCCTAAATTTACATTTTGACATCAGTTGAACTTTTATAAGGAACATATTAGTTTatagccagaaaaaaagaataacctaACAGTTCTGTGACATTACTCATAGTCCCAAGAATGGAGGGAAGGTAATTGTCTTCAGTTCTGGGCAAATTCCAACCTCCCCCAGATGGAAACCAAGCCTGGAAGCCAGGTTCAGGTCGGGTGAAGTGGCATAATACGGTCTTGGCTCACAACGGTTCCTCAATAACATCTAATAATTTAGTCTGGTagtacacacctgcaatcccagaactcaagaggcaaagtgagaggcaggaagatcttgagtacAAGGACAGCCTAGATACAGAGTAGATCCTGCCTGGGAAAAAAAGATAGCATAGGTATAACCTATGTTTCTCCAGTGTACCACCATCAAGAGCTTAGAAATAGGATTTCGGCTCTGAAGGTCACGGCAACCTGAAGTCATTTCACCTGCTGTCCTCATTTTACTCCTCCCCgataattctttttccttttctttaccttTCCAGATATTGTCACAGAGGGCAGtcatttcacacacaaaaagggTGTTCATTAGTAATCAAAAAGCAAAAGGATAATGTCATATCAAAATGTTACCAAAAGTAGATCTTTGGCACCTTGCTCTGAATATGTATGACCACATTTAAGTCTGTTAGAAACAATTAACAATgatggaaaagaaaatcatgcTGTTGGTTGAGCTActatgtttccttttcttccagaTATGTGCAAAGAATAGACAACTGTCTAGAACCACAGACTCAATCCTAATTAAATTCTCACCCCAGGATGGAAGGAGAATCTTACCACAATGCAACGATGGTCAACGGCACCCCAGTAGTTGGCCAGCCTTCAGAACACCGTGGGCTGTGGGAAGTCCTCACCATCGCTGCTGTGACAGCTGTGGTCAGCCTGATCACTATCGTGGGCAACATCTTGGTCATGCTCTCCTTCAAAGTCAACAGTCAGCTGAAGACAGTTAACAACTATTACCTGCTCAGTTTAGCCTGTGCAGACCTCATCATTGGGATCTTCTCCATGAACCTCTATACCACCTATATCCTCATGGGACGCTGGGTTCTCGGAAGCCTGGCCTGCGACCTTTGGCTTGCCCTGGACTATGTGGCCAGCAATGCTTCTGTCATGAACCTGCTTGTAATCAGTTTTGACCGATACTTTTCTATCACGAGACCCCTGACCTACAGGGCCAAGCGTACCCCGAAGAGGGCTGGCATCATGATTGGCTTGGCCTGGTTCATCTCCTTCATCCTCTGGGCCCCAGCAATTCTCTGCTGGCAGTACTTGGTTGGGAAGCGGACGGTGCCACCAGATGAATGCCAGATCCAGTTCCTCTCTGAGCCCACCATCACATTTGGCACTGCCATCGCTGCTTTCTACATCCCAGTTTCTGTCATGACTATCCTCTACTGCCGGATCTACCGGGAGACAGAGAAGCGAACCAAGGACCTGGCCGACCTCCAGGGCTCAGATTCTGTGGGCAAATCTGAGGAGAGGAAGCCGGCCCACAGGGCTCTGTTCACATCCTGCTGTAGCTGCCCTGGGCCCACCCTGGCCCTGAGGGAGAGGAACCAGGCCTCTTGGTCATCCTCCCACAGGAGCACCTCCACCAGAGCAAagccacccccagcccctggcccaggCATGGACTGGGCCAAAACTGAGCAGCTCATGACCTACAGTAGCTACGCCtcctcagaggaggaggacaagcctGCTGCTCACCCTGTCTTCCAAGTGGTCTACAAGAATCAGGCCAAGGAAAGCCCAAGGCAAGAATTTGGTGCTGAAgagaccaaagaaatgaaagctcaGCCTGAAAAGAATGACTGTGACACCCCAAAATATTTCCTGTCTAGAGCAGCAGCTCACAGACTCAAGAGTCAGAAATGCATCACTTATAAATTCCGGTTGGTGGTGAAGGCTGATGGGACCCAAGAGACCAACAATGGCTGTCGCAAGGTGAAAATCATGCCTTGTTCCTTGCCAAGGCCCAAGGACACTTCATCAAAAGGCCTGGACCCCAACCTCAGCCATCAAATGACCAAACGGAAGAGAATGGTCCTTATCAAAGAGAGGAAGGCAGCCCAGACCTTGAGTGCCATTCTCCTGGCCTTCATCATTACATGGACCCCATACAACATCATGGTCCTGGTCTCTACCTTCTGTGACAAATGCATCCCCATCACCCTGTGGCACCTGGGCTACTGGCTGTGCTATGTGAATAGCACAGTCAACCCCATCTGCTATGCACTCTGCAACAGAACCTTCAGGAAGACCTTCAAGATGCTGCTTCTCTGCCGCTGGaaacagaagaaaggagaagaaaagctgTACTGGCAAGGGAACAGTAAGCTACCCTGATGAGCGAACAACTTTCTCAAAGGCAGGACCAATAATCTGGCTTGCTATTATTAAAAATGTCTCCTCTCATTTGAAGTCCCTGAAACATTTAAAGGCACAAGGTCTGTTGGTTGCCAAAAGAAAGGTGTCACAGCTatagccactgctgcctgacacaaCTAACATCTGCCAGTGAAGCAGAGGCAAGCCCAAGGCCCTTTCTTTGCACTTGGGTCACAATGAATAATGACCCAGGGACCAGACGGAAACTATCCTAAGAGTTTTGTACAATATGTTTACATCCACGCAGTTGTCTTCTACCAGTGAAAACCAGAATGTAAGTCAGTGCCACCTATAAGAAGAGTGCTATAGTCGATTGGCTTCTAAGGGTATATTTTTTCATAAGTAATGAGTATTCATGATGCTGCTCTGGTGTGACCTGTACCGTGGTGTGTTCTCTTGTTCCTTCATTGAGTGAAGCTCTCACTTTCCCCTCTTGTGACTGTACCAATTCCTGaaccctctgaaaccatgagtctC
This genomic stretch from Perognathus longimembris pacificus isolate PPM17 chromosome 23, ASM2315922v1, whole genome shotgun sequence harbors:
- the Chrm5 gene encoding muscarinic acetylcholine receptor M5; translation: MEGESYHNATMVNGTPVVGQPSEHRGLWEVLTIAAVTAVVSLITIVGNILVMLSFKVNSQLKTVNNYYLLSLACADLIIGIFSMNLYTTYILMGRWVLGSLACDLWLALDYVASNASVMNLLVISFDRYFSITRPLTYRAKRTPKRAGIMIGLAWFISFILWAPAILCWQYLVGKRTVPPDECQIQFLSEPTITFGTAIAAFYIPVSVMTILYCRIYRETEKRTKDLADLQGSDSVGKSEERKPAHRALFTSCCSCPGPTLALRERNQASWSSSHRSTSTRAKPPPAPGPGMDWAKTEQLMTYSSYASSEEEDKPAAHPVFQVVYKNQAKESPRQEFGAEETKEMKAQPEKNDCDTPKYFLSRAAAHRLKSQKCITYKFRLVVKADGTQETNNGCRKVKIMPCSLPRPKDTSSKGLDPNLSHQMTKRKRMVLIKERKAAQTLSAILLAFIITWTPYNIMVLVSTFCDKCIPITLWHLGYWLCYVNSTVNPICYALCNRTFRKTFKMLLLCRWKQKKGEEKLYWQGNSKLP